Proteins encoded together in one Chitinispirillales bacterium ANBcel5 window:
- a CDS encoding fibronectin type III domain-containing protein, whose protein sequence is MMKLFNSKYVAVFAVCSVLSTPFALFSYVVIDDLEDGTNVNKLGHEWYFSCDAYIGGTSTVTNAGTDGDELVFEGSYTPGYNSKYSAKLSYHMGEPIEDTDGYFDLLPRVVMGTKLAPDGYTFCMSYARSFSFWAKAEEPIQVRFRLETANVTDGAYYGYDLSVGDDWEYYTLHITGGTEGSGELAQPEEWGGYVHYDLSQTTRISWEIMGYANETGTLWIDNLAIDDGVRLRGPELVSPVEDTLDSGIPVAFTWRPERNCDFYELELSRSSDFDSLVVYEEEILDTTFTVSGLDGGNTYFWRVRERLLDHSGPWSEGEFVIANPTSVTHNHMKNSSMSLSINAGNLLTYHLPRRGDISVDLYTLNGRRLNVYRSKGQGPGIHKVQLPQSLASGSYTAVLRAGETTVKAPIVITD, encoded by the coding sequence GTGATGAAACTATTTAACAGTAAGTATGTGGCAGTGTTTGCTGTTTGCTCTGTGCTGAGTACCCCTTTTGCACTGTTTTCTTATGTAGTGATCGATGATCTGGAAGATGGGACCAATGTAAATAAGCTGGGGCACGAGTGGTATTTCTCTTGTGATGCCTACATTGGCGGAACATCAACGGTTACCAATGCGGGTACAGATGGAGACGAGTTGGTTTTTGAGGGCTCCTATACTCCAGGATACAACTCAAAATATTCCGCAAAACTAAGCTACCACATGGGTGAGCCAATTGAAGATACGGATGGTTACTTCGACCTGCTCCCCCGGGTAGTAATGGGGACCAAACTTGCTCCTGACGGGTACACCTTTTGTATGTCTTATGCACGTTCTTTTTCCTTTTGGGCCAAAGCTGAGGAACCTATTCAGGTACGTTTCAGACTGGAAACTGCCAATGTAACCGATGGGGCATACTATGGATACGATCTGTCGGTCGGCGATGATTGGGAGTATTATACCCTGCATATTACAGGTGGAACCGAGGGCTCCGGTGAACTTGCACAACCAGAAGAATGGGGAGGTTATGTACATTACGATCTTTCACAGACTACGAGGATCTCCTGGGAAATCATGGGATATGCTAACGAAACCGGCACCTTATGGATCGATAACCTTGCTATAGATGATGGTGTCCGATTACGAGGACCTGAACTGGTTTCACCTGTTGAAGACACCTTAGATTCTGGTATTCCGGTGGCATTTACCTGGAGACCGGAAAGAAATTGTGACTTCTACGAGCTGGAACTGTCTCGTTCAAGTGATTTTGATTCTTTGGTTGTCTATGAAGAAGAAATACTGGATACAACGTTTACTGTGTCGGGGCTTGATGGAGGAAATACCTATTTCTGGAGAGTACGAGAGAGGCTTTTAGATCATTCAGGGCCCTGGTCTGAGGGAGAGTTTGTTATTGCTAATCCTACCTCTGTAACACACAATCATATGAAGAATAGTTCAATGTCTCTGAGTATAAATGCCGGTAATCTACTCACCTACCATTTGCCGCGCAGAGGGGATATTTCTGTAGATCTTTATACACTTAACGGCCGCAGGCTAAATGTATACCGATCAAAGGGACAAGGCCCCGGGATACATAAGGTACAATTACCTCAGTCGCTTGCAAGTGGTTCATACACAGCTGTACTGCGTGCCGGTGAAACTACTGTGAAAGCGCCAATTGTTATCACCGATTAA
- the argJ gene encoding bifunctional glutamate N-acetyltransferase/amino-acid acetyltransferase ArgJ has translation MSKQLNSGKYSEIIQGGVCAARGFKAAAVKAGIKVSGKSDLGVIYSEYPCAAAGTFTQNAIRASSVDWCHTLLPSDAIHAVVCNSGCANACTGGKGAKDNESLATLTASALGIDHHSVLVASTGVIGELLPMEKISSAIPKVVSTLSPDAGLQFAKAIMTTDLVKKEAAAKVSTQRGSFHIGGTTKGSGMIHPNMATMLAFICTDAKIDSSLLNDTIKKVVDQTFNNLTVDGDTSTNDMVLVLANGVSGTTITQSNIAAFEEGLFLVCNDLCKQIAADGEGATKRVEINVTGAKSAQDAQKAAKAVANSNLTKCALFGNDPNWGRIACAVGYSGAEFSKVKMSIKLCGIEVFEDLQPAKFDYKKVHQLLKEKVVPIDIDLGIGECGAVAHTCDFSYDYVKINAEYHT, from the coding sequence ATGTCCAAACAATTGAACTCTGGTAAGTATTCAGAAATAATACAAGGCGGCGTATGTGCTGCAAGGGGCTTTAAAGCAGCAGCGGTTAAAGCGGGCATCAAAGTGAGCGGCAAATCAGATCTGGGAGTAATTTATAGTGAATACCCATGCGCTGCTGCCGGAACCTTCACCCAGAATGCCATACGCGCATCGAGTGTGGATTGGTGTCATACCCTTTTGCCATCAGATGCAATACATGCAGTGGTGTGTAACAGCGGATGCGCAAATGCCTGCACCGGTGGAAAGGGGGCAAAAGACAATGAAAGCCTGGCCACCCTTACCGCTTCGGCACTTGGAATTGATCACCATTCTGTTTTGGTTGCCTCTACCGGAGTTATCGGAGAGCTTCTGCCTATGGAAAAGATCTCTTCAGCTATACCCAAAGTGGTCAGCACCCTCTCTCCTGATGCCGGCCTTCAATTTGCCAAAGCCATTATGACTACCGATCTGGTGAAAAAAGAGGCGGCCGCAAAAGTTTCTACCCAAAGAGGCTCTTTTCATATTGGTGGCACCACAAAGGGCTCCGGAATGATTCACCCCAATATGGCTACCATGCTCGCCTTTATATGCACTGATGCAAAGATCGACAGCAGTCTTCTAAACGATACCATAAAAAAGGTGGTAGACCAGACCTTTAACAATCTGACCGTTGATGGAGACACTTCGACCAATGATATGGTTCTTGTGCTGGCTAACGGGGTATCGGGGACCACCATTACACAAAGCAACATTGCAGCTTTCGAGGAGGGGCTCTTTTTGGTCTGCAACGATCTGTGCAAACAAATCGCCGCAGACGGAGAGGGGGCTACAAAGCGGGTTGAGATTAACGTCACCGGGGCAAAAAGCGCTCAGGATGCCCAAAAGGCTGCTAAAGCTGTGGCCAACTCAAATCTCACCAAGTGTGCTCTGTTTGGAAATGATCCCAACTGGGGAAGAATTGCCTGTGCGGTAGGGTACTCGGGTGCAGAGTTTTCGAAAGTCAAAATGTCCATAAAGCTCTGCGGTATTGAAGTATTTGAAGATTTGCAACCAGCGAAGTTTGATTACAAAAAGGTGCATCAGTTACTAAAGGAAAAGGTGGTACCAATTGACATCGATCTTGGTATCGGAGAGTGTGGCGCGGTAGCGCACACCTGTGATTTTAGCTACGATTACGTGAAGATAAATGCAGAGTACCATACCTAA
- a CDS encoding ATP-binding protein, with protein MSGTFFYFSSLFLLCLFFAAGFLFFRSKGKRVHAALLVSDSEYKNLEAVFHTITDYVSIISPDLKLIKVNESYRAAAGGNFEDFTGHSCWSKLWAQSGKCEWCPVERVRRTGKALVNSHVTLKRKEELRTYSLSVYPIRDKSGSVVNVIEYVRDITEENSMIEQLIRSEKLASIGIMTAGIAHEMNNPLSGISGTAMNMLQMPQKYGLNDKGVSRISIILENSDRATGIMKDLLRLSRKHDSEKVYVSINELIDRTMNAIHFPGAAEVEKSYNFDPQLPLISCDPGKIEQVIINIMTNAVQSIKEEKERVNALGRAYNGFISISTKKQDEVVLISIADNGKGIPREIKNKVYDPFFTTRAPGQGTGLGLSICYRIVEEHGGKLFFDSFDGMTTFYVALPCNADGFVETSVLELLNV; from the coding sequence ATGTCGGGTACTTTTTTTTATTTTTCTTCACTGTTTCTGCTCTGCCTTTTTTTTGCCGCCGGCTTCCTTTTTTTTAGAAGTAAAGGTAAAAGGGTTCATGCAGCCCTTCTCGTTTCAGATTCGGAGTACAAAAATCTGGAAGCGGTGTTTCACACAATTACCGATTATGTCTCGATTATCAGCCCCGATTTAAAGCTTATAAAGGTTAATGAGAGTTACAGAGCAGCTGCGGGTGGTAATTTTGAAGATTTTACCGGTCATAGCTGCTGGTCAAAACTGTGGGCTCAAAGTGGCAAATGTGAATGGTGTCCGGTTGAGCGGGTGAGGAGAACAGGAAAAGCGCTGGTTAACTCTCATGTTACCCTTAAGAGAAAAGAAGAGTTACGAACCTATAGCCTTAGTGTTTACCCAATCCGTGATAAATCCGGCTCTGTTGTTAATGTTATTGAGTACGTGAGGGATATTACTGAAGAAAATTCGATGATAGAGCAGCTTATTCGCTCCGAGAAGCTGGCAAGTATAGGTATAATGACCGCCGGAATCGCTCATGAGATGAATAATCCCTTGTCTGGTATAAGCGGAACAGCCATGAATATGCTTCAAATGCCCCAAAAGTATGGTCTTAATGATAAGGGTGTCAGTCGCATAAGTATAATCCTTGAAAATTCTGACAGAGCCACAGGCATTATGAAAGACCTTCTGAGGCTTTCAAGAAAACATGATAGTGAAAAGGTCTATGTTTCCATAAATGAGCTTATAGACAGGACTATGAACGCGATTCATTTTCCTGGTGCCGCAGAGGTGGAAAAAAGTTATAACTTTGACCCCCAACTGCCCCTGATTAGTTGTGATCCGGGCAAGATTGAACAGGTAATAATAAATATCATGACCAATGCAGTGCAATCGATAAAGGAAGAAAAAGAGAGGGTAAATGCACTGGGGCGGGCTTATAATGGCTTTATCTCCATATCTACCAAAAAGCAGGATGAGGTCGTTTTGATCTCAATTGCTGATAATGGTAAGGGTATTCCCAGGGAGATAAAAAACAAGGTTTATGATCCCTTTTTCACTACCCGGGCCCCCGGGCAGGGTACCGGGCTTGGGCTTAGTATCTGTTATCGTATTGTAGAGGAGCATGGGGGGAAATTATTTTTTGACAGTTTTGATGGAATGACCACGTTCTATGTGGCCCTGCCATGTAATGCCGATGGATTTGTTGAAACAAGTGTACTGGAACTTTTAAATGTATAA
- a CDS encoding response regulator — MYKLLVVDDELSIRTMLVDYLESRYDIKAAENGTEALSLLQEEQFDLVISDINLPGISGPLLLKEIRKRYPDIKTALITAYNVDDYIKIAWECSVSNIIPKTVPFNFSELESIIRSLLSGEIFGICRYLQSDAAVFKTFCITSSASAREVREEITGLFKEKFGTAGDMLLLLDEVVTNAIYHAPVLEDGTEKYTEFSEVQLESCEYIHIDCAYDFEKYGVSVVDNQGRLTKETVLKKIERQISGAGVLDDSGRGIHMSRLFSDRMIINIATNKKTEVILMNYFSKKYRGYKPLYINEL, encoded by the coding sequence ATGTATAAATTACTGGTTGTAGATGATGAACTATCCATAAGAACCATGCTTGTGGATTATCTGGAATCCCGCTACGATATTAAAGCTGCAGAAAATGGAACTGAAGCTCTCAGTCTCTTGCAAGAAGAGCAGTTTGATCTTGTTATCTCAGATATTAATTTACCTGGAATAAGTGGACCACTTCTTCTTAAGGAGATTAGAAAACGGTACCCTGATATTAAAACTGCTCTAATTACCGCCTATAATGTAGATGATTATATAAAGATTGCATGGGAGTGTTCAGTCAGCAATATTATTCCCAAAACCGTACCCTTTAATTTTTCTGAATTGGAATCGATTATACGGAGTCTCCTAAGCGGGGAAATTTTCGGCATTTGCCGGTACCTGCAATCGGATGCTGCGGTTTTTAAGACATTTTGTATCACCTCCTCTGCAAGCGCCCGTGAGGTAAGAGAGGAGATTACAGGGCTATTCAAGGAAAAGTTTGGTACTGCCGGTGATATGCTTCTTCTTTTGGATGAGGTTGTTACCAATGCTATTTATCATGCTCCGGTTCTTGAAGATGGAACAGAAAAGTATACCGAGTTTTCTGAGGTCCAGTTAGAATCTTGTGAGTACATACATATAGATTGCGCCTATGATTTTGAGAAGTATGGTGTATCGGTGGTGGATAATCAGGGTCGATTAACAAAAGAAACCGTACTGAAAAAAATCGAACGTCAGATAAGTGGTGCTGGGGTGTTGGATGATTCGGGGCGGGGAATACATATGAGCCGCCTTTTCTCCGACAGGATGATTATAAACATTGCTACAAATAAAAAGACAGAAGTGATTCTCATGAATTATTTTTCTAAGAAATATCGCGGGTATAAACCGCTGTATATAAATGAACTTTAA
- the speD gene encoding adenosylmethionine decarboxylase yields MINRCRGRKIKLQGFNNLTKSLSFNIYDICHAKSKSSQIDYLEYIDEEYNSEKLRSILEEVTNIIQAKIVNISTQDYDPRGASVTILINEGHHPREEGDVVAHLDKSHIAAHTYPENNTENGIATFRVDIDVSTCGMISPLKALDFLIDSFDSDIVLMDYRVRGFTRDVRGKKIYIDHDITSIQDYISDEILDNYTAYDINVVSDNIFHTKMKLKNLKLESYLFGSEYDKFSKTEKKRVKALLKKEMQEIFECRNIFGQEV; encoded by the coding sequence ATGATCAACAGGTGCAGAGGAAGAAAAATAAAGCTTCAGGGCTTTAATAATTTAACTAAGTCATTGAGTTTTAATATTTATGATATATGCCACGCTAAATCTAAATCAAGTCAGATTGATTATCTTGAATATATAGATGAGGAGTATAATTCAGAGAAGCTGCGCAGTATTCTCGAAGAGGTTACAAATATCATTCAGGCAAAAATTGTCAACATATCCACTCAGGATTATGACCCCAGAGGGGCAAGCGTTACGATTCTTATAAACGAGGGTCATCATCCCCGTGAAGAAGGCGATGTCGTTGCGCATTTGGATAAGAGTCACATTGCGGCTCATACCTATCCTGAAAACAATACTGAAAACGGAATCGCTACGTTCAGAGTTGATATTGATGTATCTACCTGCGGTATGATATCGCCCCTTAAAGCTTTGGATTTTCTCATAGATAGCTTTGATTCTGATATAGTATTGATGGATTACAGAGTGCGCGGTTTTACAAGAGATGTGAGAGGTAAAAAGATCTATATAGATCATGATATCACTTCGATTCAGGACTATATCTCTGATGAAATATTGGATAACTATACAGCTTATGACATAAATGTTGTTTCGGATAATATCTTTCATACCAAGATGAAGCTTAAAAATCTTAAGCTTGAGAGTTACTTGTTTGGCTCTGAATACGATAAATTCTCAAAAACTGAAAAGAAGAGAGTTAAGGCGCTCCTGAAAAAGGAGATGCAGGAAATATTTGAATGCAGGAATATCTTTGGCCAGGAGGTTTAG
- the speE gene encoding polyamine aminopropyltransferase gives MSVKKDRVFKEALNPHFGYYYTVKETLKKTKTKYQNIELIDTEEFGRVLLLDNITQVVESNEFMYHEPMVHPAMCSHPDPQSVLVIGGGDGGILREVLKYPTVKRVEHAELDEGVINFSKEYLTSVHAGSFDDPRVNINVTDGRKYADEHPGEFDVVIMDMTDPFGPSKMLYTNDFFRIIKRSFKDRAGMFVMHSESPISRPVAFGCITKTLGSTFAHVNPLYTYIQMYAVLWSISLSSDEVDIASIKASTIESRLKQYGIENLKLYNGATHGSMLVTYPYIEEILKQPARIITDAEPDFPDNFIL, from the coding sequence TTGTCTGTTAAAAAAGATCGGGTGTTCAAAGAGGCTCTGAATCCACACTTTGGATATTACTATACCGTTAAAGAGACTCTTAAAAAGACTAAAACAAAGTACCAGAATATTGAATTGATCGACACTGAAGAGTTTGGAAGAGTTTTGTTGCTCGATAATATCACTCAGGTGGTTGAAAGTAATGAGTTTATGTACCATGAGCCAATGGTGCATCCGGCCATGTGTTCTCATCCCGACCCACAAAGTGTGCTTGTAATAGGTGGTGGGGATGGTGGGATTCTCCGTGAAGTGTTAAAGTATCCGACCGTAAAAAGAGTAGAGCACGCAGAGTTGGATGAAGGGGTGATAAATTTTTCAAAAGAGTATTTAACGAGTGTCCATGCAGGCTCTTTTGATGATCCCAGGGTGAATATAAATGTTACAGATGGACGCAAGTATGCTGATGAACATCCGGGTGAATTCGATGTAGTAATAATGGATATGACTGACCCGTTTGGGCCATCAAAGATGCTTTATACCAATGATTTTTTCAGAATAATCAAACGTTCCTTTAAAGACCGGGCAGGAATGTTTGTGATGCACTCTGAGTCGCCAATATCACGACCGGTAGCTTTTGGATGTATAACAAAAACTCTTGGGTCCACGTTTGCTCACGTAAATCCACTATACACTTATATTCAAATGTATGCGGTGCTGTGGTCAATAAGTCTCTCTTCAGATGAGGTTGATATCGCTTCTATAAAGGCTTCAACCATAGAAAGCAGATTGAAACAATATGGTATAGAGAATTTAAAGCTCTATAACGGGGCCACCCATGGCTCTATGCTCGTGACTTATCCATATATTGAGGAAATATTGAAACAGCCTGCCCGTATTATTACCGATGCGGAACCAGATTTTCCGGATAACTTCATCTTGTAG
- a CDS encoding type III PLP-dependent enzyme, translating to MDFLRVRELVAEHGTPTLFLSKSRLKDNYRTLSEALPGVDLYYAVKSNAHPQILSILDSQNSFFDVCSNGEIDLIKQQGISATRCIHTHPIKRDNDIRYALKYGITVFVVDNEDELLKFLPYRENVELLVRMSIQNPGCLVNLSHKFGVAPEETFKLIRKAHELGIRVKGISFHTGSQNESSLKYIEALEYCRDICTKAALEGINLEVIDIGGGFPIKYLSPVLPMAAFCQPINDYLSRYFSNYRIIAEPGRILSGPSMSLATRIMGRSLRNGVWWYYLDEGVYGSFSGKVYDHADYPMFVAKEGPRYNSVLAGPTCDSIDVLYENISLPLMEIGDLLLFESMGAYTTASASEFNGFEKAKVVVVE from the coding sequence ATGGATTTCTTAAGAGTCCGGGAGTTGGTGGCTGAGCATGGCACACCAACTCTATTTCTATCTAAAAGCAGGCTTAAAGATAACTACAGAACCCTTAGTGAGGCGCTTCCGGGGGTAGATTTATACTATGCAGTTAAATCAAATGCCCACCCGCAAATACTATCTATTCTCGATTCCCAAAACAGTTTTTTTGATGTTTGTTCAAATGGTGAGATCGATTTAATCAAGCAACAGGGGATTTCTGCAACCAGGTGTATACACACTCACCCTATTAAACGAGACAACGATATTCGCTATGCCCTAAAGTATGGCATCACCGTTTTTGTGGTGGATAACGAGGATGAGTTGCTTAAGTTTCTACCTTACAGGGAAAATGTGGAACTGCTTGTGAGGATGAGCATTCAAAACCCGGGATGTTTGGTTAATTTGTCTCATAAATTTGGTGTCGCGCCTGAAGAGACATTCAAACTGATCAGAAAAGCACATGAATTGGGTATACGGGTAAAGGGAATAAGTTTTCATACCGGTTCTCAGAACGAGAGTTCGTTAAAGTACATCGAGGCGCTTGAATATTGCAGAGATATATGTACCAAGGCTGCTCTTGAAGGAATTAATCTGGAGGTAATCGATATTGGAGGGGGATTTCCTATCAAATATCTGTCTCCGGTTTTACCAATGGCCGCATTTTGTCAGCCCATTAACGATTATCTTAGTCGTTATTTTTCTAATTACAGGATAATTGCGGAACCGGGCAGAATACTGAGTGGACCATCAATGTCTTTGGCTACAAGGATTATGGGACGCTCGTTGAGAAATGGCGTATGGTGGTATTATCTGGATGAAGGGGTGTATGGATCGTTTTCCGGAAAAGTGTATGATCATGCAGATTATCCCATGTTTGTGGCAAAAGAGGGGCCCAGATACAACTCGGTTCTTGCAGGTCCCACGTGCGATTCTATCGATGTTTTGTATGAAAATATCAGTTTGCCACTGATGGAAATTGGCGATTTGCTGCTTTTTGAGTCGATGGGAGCGTATACTACGGCCAGTGCATCTGAGTTTAATGGGTTTGAGAAAGCTAAAGTCGTGGTAGTTGAGTAG